A region of Nostoc sp. 'Peltigera membranacea cyanobiont' N6 DNA encodes the following proteins:
- a CDS encoding DNA cytosine methyltransferase — protein MTKSVIAKLSLIPEKFLDNDLKAPQPHSQGCLYPYLETKRLLDGSNAFYPRVIGERDPNDPFCWRWGFNWKEKHNGVWKGKSIGSIPPGAVHMIRTLQQQGATKEDIIAFIKKAKSKKSSPKLDVCKNFDNTKLKPVLPDDAPIAVILFAGGGGIEAGMVEAGIRPVIAVEFDPSKPELSRAIAKTHDHNFNEYGCRIIQLTVQEIARLGFLGFPRRPDYLHASPVCANFSQAHTAKAGKGIETPDDLSAAIAVAEAIQQLQLRVFTLENVPRYQNSQSFAIILNALEQEGYSVNYSVVNMADFGLPQARRRLVLVASRGFRVALPSGATPCGWYTASFTDS, from the coding sequence ATGACTAAATCAGTAATAGCTAAGTTATCTCTAATACCCGAAAAATTCTTAGATAACGACCTTAAAGCCCCACAGCCTCATAGTCAAGGATGCCTCTATCCGTACCTCGAAACTAAAAGGCTACTTGATGGCTCAAACGCTTTTTATCCCCGTGTAATTGGTGAACGTGACCCAAATGACCCCTTTTGTTGGCGATGGGGATTTAATTGGAAGGAAAAACACAACGGCGTTTGGAAGGGTAAAAGTATCGGCTCAATTCCCCCTGGCGCTGTCCACATGATTCGGACACTGCAACAACAGGGGGCAACTAAGGAAGATATTATCGCTTTTATCAAAAAAGCGAAATCCAAAAAGTCATCACCAAAATTAGATGTCTGCAAAAATTTTGATAACACAAAATTAAAACCAGTTCTTCCAGATGATGCTCCGATCGCCGTAATACTTTTCGCTGGTGGCGGCGGGATTGAAGCCGGGATGGTTGAAGCCGGGATTCGCCCAGTCATTGCAGTAGAGTTTGACCCAAGTAAGCCAGAACTGAGCAGGGCGATCGCCAAAACCCATGACCACAACTTTAACGAATACGGCTGTAGAATAATCCAGCTAACAGTTCAAGAAATAGCACGGTTAGGATTTCTAGGTTTTCCCCGCCGCCCCGATTACCTCCATGCCTCCCCAGTATGCGCCAACTTCAGTCAAGCCCATACAGCCAAAGCGGGTAAGGGTATTGAAACGCCTGACGACCTGAGTGCAGCGATCGCAGTTGCAGAAGCCATCCAACAGTTGCAGCTACGGGTGTTCACGCTCGAAAATGTTCCACGCTATCAGAACAGTCAGAGTTTTGCCATCATCCTGAATGCTTTGGAGCAAGAGGGGTACTCGGTCAATTACAGCGTGGTCAACATGGCTGACTTTGGGTTGCCCCAGGCGCGGCGGCGGTTAGTTCTGGTTGCAAGTAGAGGTTTTCGCGTTGCCTTACCTTCGGGTGCTACACCTTGTGGTTGGTATACAGCATCATTCACTGACTCCTGA
- a CDS encoding ASCH domain-containing protein, whose product MKALSVRQPWAWAIIYALKDIENRGWPIHYRGDILIHAAKTCTKKEYQLAKEFCQSMGVVIPELISLRRGQVIGIVTIVDCRFSQVASGWGMPGQYHWKLENPREITPIPYIGRLGIFEVPDDLVMEVAA is encoded by the coding sequence GTGAAAGCGCTATCTGTCCGTCAGCCTTGGGCATGGGCAATAATTTATGCTCTCAAGGATATTGAAAACCGTGGTTGGCCCATTCATTATCGCGGCGACATTCTGATTCACGCCGCAAAAACCTGCACCAAAAAAGAGTACCAGTTAGCGAAAGAATTTTGTCAAAGCATGGGGGTAGTAATCCCAGAGTTAATCTCTTTACGTCGCGGTCAAGTTATCGGTATTGTCACAATAGTTGACTGCCGGTTCTCACAAGTTGCGTCTGGCTGGGGAATGCCTGGGCAATATCATTGGAAGCTGGAGAACCCGCGAGAAATCACACCAATTCCTTACATTGGGCGATTGGGGATATTTGAAGTACCCGATGATTTGGTCATGGAGGTGGCTGCATGA
- the dnaB gene encoding replicative DNA helicase: MTQDKTNFTSQQDRLPPQSIEAEEVILGGIMLDPSAMSRISDRLSADAFYINAHKDIYQAALRLYSQGLPTDLLCITNWLSDNGLLFRIGGRNKLASLVDRTVSAVNIDVLADLVMEKYQRRQLILAGTEIVQLGYATETDLPVILDEAEQKVYSIASEHSASDLVHISHALADTFTEIEARHTGKGSPAASSGFYDLDNILGGGFRKGRLYVLAARPSVGKSALAGNLALNVAKTGKMPICVFSLEMSTDEYVQRFLSSESGIENNFLETGNVSDSQWQPLSVAIAQLSEQQIFINDESCPSLNEIRSQVRRISSHYGGVGLVIIDYLQLMALDTDSRVNMAQRVGEISRGLKRLAKDLDVPVLALSQLNREVEHRNDKRPVLSDLKDSGAVEQDSDVVIMLYREEMYNPDTPDRGIAELVVRKQRNGPTGTVKLLFDHQFTRFKNLSRGRSF, encoded by the coding sequence ATGACACAAGATAAAACAAACTTCACATCGCAACAAGACCGCTTACCCCCTCAAAGCATTGAGGCTGAAGAAGTAATACTCGGTGGCATCATGCTCGACCCAAGCGCCATGAGCCGAATAAGCGATCGTCTGAGTGCAGATGCTTTTTACATCAATGCCCACAAAGACATTTATCAAGCAGCCCTACGACTGTACAGCCAAGGATTACCAACGGATTTGCTTTGCATCACCAACTGGTTGTCTGATAATGGTTTATTGTTCCGTATCGGTGGACGCAATAAACTTGCCAGTCTGGTTGACCGTACTGTTTCAGCTGTGAACATCGATGTTTTAGCTGACTTGGTAATGGAAAAATACCAAAGGCGGCAGTTAATCCTTGCTGGCACTGAGATTGTTCAACTCGGCTATGCCACCGAAACTGATTTACCTGTAATTCTCGACGAAGCCGAACAAAAAGTCTACAGCATTGCGTCTGAGCATTCTGCCTCTGACTTGGTTCATATTTCTCATGCCTTAGCCGACACTTTTACCGAAATTGAAGCGCGTCATACTGGTAAGGGATCACCAGCAGCAAGCAGTGGATTTTATGACCTGGACAATATACTCGGCGGTGGTTTTCGCAAAGGGCGGTTGTATGTACTGGCTGCTCGTCCTTCTGTTGGTAAATCCGCTTTGGCTGGTAATCTCGCTCTCAATGTTGCCAAAACTGGGAAGATGCCGATCTGCGTTTTCAGCTTGGAAATGTCTACTGATGAGTACGTACAGCGATTTTTAAGCAGTGAATCTGGCATTGAAAACAATTTTCTAGAAACGGGGAATGTCTCTGACAGCCAGTGGCAACCTTTGAGCGTGGCGATCGCGCAGTTAAGCGAACAACAGATTTTCATCAACGACGAATCTTGCCCTTCTCTTAATGAAATCCGTAGCCAAGTCCGCCGAATTTCATCCCATTATGGTGGTGTTGGGCTTGTGATCATTGACTACTTACAGCTTATGGCGCTTGATACTGATTCACGGGTGAACATGGCTCAAAGAGTCGGTGAAATCAGCCGAGGATTAAAAAGATTAGCCAAAGATTTGGATGTGCCTGTACTGGCTTTGTCCCAACTCAACCGCGAAGTTGAACACCGTAACGATAAACGCCCTGTACTTAGTGATTTAAAAGACAGTGGTGCTGTTGAGCAAGACAGCGATGTTGTGATCATGCTTTACCGCGAAGAAATGTACAACCCCGATACCCCAGATCGTGGCATTGCTGAGTTAGTTGTTCGCAAGCAACGCAATGGCCCCACTGGTACAGTCAAGCTTTTGTTTGACCATCAGTTCACCAGATTCAAGAATTTATCTCGTGGTCGTAGTTTTTAA
- a CDS encoding DUF5131 family protein, with translation MPTNIEWTDLTDNIIRAKVGGWWCQKISEGCKNCYSEKLNQNSFFGGNKQPYSGQPPELVLDTEAIRKWGFQRKPKKHFVSSMTDVFGEWVPRFWQHEMLDGMFVAPNQIFQILTKRPEIMLSSMDEWLSCHGLDKLPLNIWSGTSIENRRTLEERSQFLAQIPALIRFWSVEPLLEDLGDITHYLNNVQLVIVGGESGPNSRPCHMEWINSIVQQCQQSKTPVFVKQLGANAIFRGQRFKTRDKKGGKIEEFPLHLQVRQFPFDA, from the coding sequence ATGCCAACAAACATAGAATGGACAGACTTAACAGATAATATCATCCGTGCAAAAGTTGGCGGTTGGTGGTGTCAAAAAATCTCAGAGGGGTGTAAAAATTGCTATAGCGAAAAGCTGAATCAAAACTCTTTCTTTGGCGGAAACAAGCAACCCTACTCTGGACAACCACCCGAACTAGTGTTAGATACAGAAGCTATTCGGAAATGGGGATTCCAAAGAAAACCTAAAAAGCATTTCGTTTCTTCAATGACTGATGTTTTTGGTGAGTGGGTTCCGCGTTTTTGGCAACATGAAATGCTGGACGGAATGTTCGTTGCTCCCAATCAAATATTTCAGATTCTCACCAAACGCCCAGAAATTATGCTGTCATCTATGGATGAATGGCTCTCCTGTCATGGACTAGACAAATTGCCTTTAAATATTTGGTCAGGAACTTCGATTGAGAATCGCCGCACTTTAGAAGAACGTAGTCAATTTCTTGCTCAAATTCCGGCTTTAATCCGCTTCTGGTCAGTTGAACCATTACTAGAAGATTTGGGTGATATCACTCACTATTTGAATAATGTTCAGTTAGTAATTGTCGGTGGTGAGTCTGGCCCAAATTCCAGACCATGCCACATGGAATGGATTAATTCAATTGTCCAACAATGCCAACAATCGAAAACACCCGTATTTGTGAAACAGTTGGGGGCGAATGCAATATTTCGGGGACAGCGATTCAAAACCCGCGACAAGAAAGGGGGAAAAATTGAAGAGTTTCCTCTTCATCTGCAAGTTAGACAATTTCCGTTTGATGCGTGA
- a CDS encoding cytosolic protein, with protein sequence MANKTPLTEYDSPWKQILQLYFQDFMLFFFPQAHSEIDWSRGFEFLDQELQQVVRDAELGKRLIDKLVKIYRIGGEESWLLIHVEVQSQEESDFPKRMFVYNYRIFDRYNRSVASCAVLGDDNIDWRPNQFGYELFGCTVDFQFPVIKLLDYQQRLSELEASRNPFATVVMAHLAAVQTRSNRSQRKQSKLALVRRLYEQGFEREAVVNLLAFIDWMLTLPLDLEREFQREVEQLEAEQRMQYVTSFERIARMEELVEAIKLGLELKFGPEALNLVPEISSLEDVELLRAVRNGIKTATTVDELRQIYQSSTTDNLPEN encoded by the coding sequence ATGGCTAATAAAACACCTCTTACTGAATACGATTCTCCTTGGAAGCAAATACTACAGTTGTATTTTCAAGACTTCATGTTGTTCTTTTTTCCCCAAGCACACAGTGAAATTGATTGGAGTCGTGGTTTTGAGTTTCTAGATCAGGAGCTACAGCAAGTAGTCCGTGATGCGGAATTAGGAAAGCGACTGATCGATAAATTGGTGAAAATTTACCGTATCGGGGGTGAAGAATCTTGGCTATTGATCCATGTCGAAGTCCAAAGCCAGGAAGAAAGCGATTTCCCGAAACGTATGTTTGTATACAACTATCGGATTTTTGACCGTTATAATCGCTCTGTTGCATCATGTGCGGTACTGGGAGATGACAACATCGACTGGCGACCAAATCAATTTGGTTATGAATTGTTTGGCTGTACAGTTGATTTTCAGTTTCCTGTGATCAAGCTGCTAGACTATCAGCAAAGGTTGTCGGAGCTAGAAGCCAGTCGTAACCCCTTTGCTACGGTGGTAATGGCTCACTTGGCAGCAGTGCAAACCCGCAGTAATAGATCGCAAAGGAAACAATCAAAACTGGCTTTAGTACGTCGGCTATACGAGCAGGGGTTTGAACGTGAGGCTGTTGTTAACCTTTTGGCTTTTATTGACTGGATGTTGACGCTACCATTAGATTTAGAGCGAGAATTTCAACGGGAAGTAGAACAATTAGAGGCAGAACAACGTATGCAGTACGTGACATCATTTGAGCGAATTGCCCGAATGGAAGAATTGGTAGAAGCAATAAAATTAGGCTTGGAACTCAAGTTTGGCCCTGAAGCATTAAACCTAGTGCCAGAAATTTCATCGTTGGAAGACGTTGAACTATTAAGAGCAGTGAGAAATGGGATAAAAACAGCAACTACAGTTGATGAATTGCGTCAAATATACCAGTCCTCTACAACTGACAATCTGCCAGAAAATTAG